The stretch of DNA GAGCCCGagcctcctccccagcctccgGGTTCAGCACCAGAGGCAGGGGACAGCACCGGAGGGCGCTCCTGTGCGTTTCAGAAGCAGCCCccgccccccaacacacacacacacacacacacacacacgcacacacacgtacacacacagtCTCCCAGCCATACAAGGGCCAACAGCTACAAATAGTTACAGACTTACAGAACCAGGGGGAGGGCAAGAATGTTTAGCTGGAGTCAGATCCAAATTCACATACTGTGCCTGCACAGCCTCACAAAGGAGGCCAGAAACAACCACAAAGACACCCATTAATAAGAATAACAACAGCTGCCATACATACAGGCAGCCCTGACCACGTGCCTGGCATCGGcagcacattattattatttgagacagggtctcactctgtcacccaggctggagtgcagtggcacgatcttggcttactgcagcctcaacctcctgggctcaagcaatcctcctgcctcagcctcctgagtagctgggactacaggtgcctgccaccaccacgccaggctttttccctccattttttttttttttaagagacgggatctcactatgttacccaggctggtctccaactcctgggctcaagcaatccttctgccttggcctcccgagtagctgggactacaggtgcccaccaccaccacgccaggctttttttctctccattttttttaagagacggggtctcactattttacctaggctagtctccaactcccaggcttaagcaatccttctgcctcggcctcccaaagcgctgagattacaggtgagagccaccgcacctggcatgtTCTAAcgttttttataaatttaggtaAATGCTATTATGAGCTTCACTTACAGACAGGGTAACCAAGGCATGAGGTGGTAAATATGGCTCCAGATTCTACACCCTTAACTGCTGCACCGCACAATTCCCCAGGCTGAGGACAGGTCAGGTCAAGAAGAGActtgcaggctgggtgcggtggctcacgcctgtaatcccagcactttaggaggctgaggcgagcagatcacttgacgtcaggagctggagaccagcctggccaacatggcgaaaccctgtctcttctaaaaatacaaaaattagccaggccaggtggcacacgcctgtaatcccagctacttgggaggctgaggcaggagaaatcgcttgaacctgggaggtggaggctgcagtgagctgagatcatgccaccgcactctagcctgggtgacagagtgagactccatctccaaaaaaaaaaaaaaaaaaaaaaaagaaatgaactgcaAAGGGCCATGCAGGTGGCCTGGGCTCCTGAAGACACAAACTCATGCGCCCTGCAATGGGCCCACACACATACCCCCACGCAAGCACACACCTCTGCAAGGCACACCAGCACTATACCCACCCCCAATCCCGCTGCCCCCCACGACAGGGGGTGATGGCGTGTTAGTCAGTGTGGAGTGCTCCTTCTCTAGAGGCGgatggtgggagggagggggccTTGCTCGTGCCACCGGTCCTGCCCACTGCCAGTCCTGGCTGGATACCATCAGGCCTGCTggccaggggagggagaggatccAGCTTCCTGCAACTTCCCACGCCTGGGCCTGGCTTCTGGGAAAGAGGGTGAAGACAGGGGTGGCCAGGAGTTGCTGAGCTCCTAACTCCCATAAACGCTCGGTAGAGAACTGGTGGCTGGGTCTTCCCTGTCAGTGCTGGTGGTCAGACTTCTGAGTGGACCTCCATAGCGGGAGGTAGACAGATGGCCAAAATGACTACGGTGTCTGCCTCTCCCCTGAACCCCCAGGAAGCAGATGTCCTGCCcaacccctgcccccagcctggaTACGGCCCAGGGAATGATCATCCCCCAACCCTGCTGACCCAGATTCTATTCCTGGCCTGCAGTGGATGGAGGACAAGACTTCCATCGTTCCCGCCCTCCACTGGTCCTAGAGACACAGGCCTCTGATTCCTTCTCCTGGTAATACAGAACGGAGCACAGGAGGCCGGgctcagtgactcacgcctgtcatcccagcactttgggaggccgaggcgggcagatcacctgaggtcaggaatttgagaccagcctggccaacacggtgaaaccctgtctctactaaaaatacaaaaaagttagccaggcgtggtggcgtacgcttgtaatcccagctactcaggaggccgaggcaggagaatcacttgaaccaggaggtggaggttgcagtgagccgagatcgcgccactgcactccagccagtgcatcagaatgagactccgtctctcacacacacacaaaagaccaCAGGCAAGGCAACTCCTACCACCACAGGCTGGGAGAATCAGGCTTGTCTCCCACTCCCTGGGCCCCCAACCCCCTAGGCTTTTTAGATTAGGTCTAAGCTTAGCCCTTTCCAGCATGGTCTAGCCTGGGTCTTCTCCCTGGGTCTTGCCTCAGTGCTCTCCACTGGGAACTAAGCTCACTTTCTGCTGGGGTTTAACCCTGGCCCCTTGCACAGGGTCTGGCCATAGCAATTTTTTGTTGGGGTCCAACCTCAGCATTATTCATAGGGAGTCTAGCCTCAGACCCTCTGCTACAAATGGACCACTGCTTTCCCACAGCAGCCCTTTCTACCCACAAGTTTTCCTCTAAACGCTCAAGCTCCTTGCCTTTCCACTGGGATCTACCCTTAGATCTAGATCTTTCCACTGGGGTCTCATGTCAGCTCTCTCCACTAGGGTCTAACCTCAGCTCTTTCCCTTCCATTTTACGTAATCTGTTCCACGGTGGTTTAACTTTTAGCCTTTCTGCTAAGGTGTcacctcatttctttctcttgggttCTACCCTGAGATCTAACCTCCGGCCTGTATCTGGGTCTAGCCTTGGATTCCCTCTCCCCCAAATCCCTCTCCCTCAATTCCTCTGGGTGAATCCAGCATCCAACACAGAGCCAggcatacagcaggtgctcaCCAAATGCTTGCCGAAAAAAAGAATCGAGACAACTGGGAAATGATGTTCTTCTGGACGTATAAATAACCATCAGGTGGCCAATTCTCATCCAGAGTGGACAGGGTGGAATGGGATCATCCCCGCTTTCAAATAGGgacattgaggcacagagagaggagTGGGTTAGCTGGGGTCCCAGGGCACAGCTTCACCACCCTGGGGAGGTCTGGGGAGAGCATCCTGTCCTTCAGGACACCCCCCACCAGCGGCTGGAGGTGAGCACGCCATGAGTCGCCCCAGGTCTGGGAAGAGTGGGTGCATGGGTGCTTAAGAGGCTGCATTCTCAGCAGGCCCTGCACCTGCCCCGTCCTCCAACCCCTGTAGCCGACGTCTCCTCTGCTCCAGTTGATGTCGAAGCCGGGTCAAGACCAGCTCCGAGGCCTGAATCAGGCTGTGCTGCGGGGAACAAGAGAATGAGGGGATGGAGCTGAGGAAGAGCTGCAGGCGTACAGGTTAGACCACAGCGGGACCGTCTGGAGTGAAGCAACTCCAAAGGCCAGGAGCTCGGCCCACGTGGGAGGGCAGAGAGCAGACCACAGTGTGTGGGATGGGAATGGGCCTCTGTGACAGGGGTGAAGGGGAGTGGCCTTAAGCGAATTTCTAGTGGGAGGGACAAAGCCTAGACCCAAATGTAAGGAAGTGAGATTAGAAGGAatataaaaggaatataaaatttagccaagcttggtggcaggtgcctgtcatcccagctactagggaggctgaggcaggacaatcacttgaacctggaaggtggaggttgcagtgaactgagatcacgccactgcacaccagcctgggaaactgcactccagcctgggaaacagagcaagactctgtctcgaaaacaaacaaacaaacaaaaaaaccaaaaaaaaaaaaaaggccagggtgtggtggctcacacctgtaatcctagcgctttgggaggccgaggtgggcggatgacttgaggccagaagtgtgagactaacctgggcaacatggtgaaaccccgtctctactaaaaatacaaaaattagctgggcatggtggcgtgcggcTGTAtttcccagctgcttgagaggctgaggcatgagaattgtttgaacctgggaggtggaggttgcagtgagctgagatcgagtcactgcgctacagcctgggtgacagagcaagactctgtctcaaaaataaaataataaataaataaataaatctccttCACCAGGCCAGTGCCCCCACCCCAGCTGCTGTGAGCGCTCACAGCTGCCCCTTTCTCCTGGGAGTTGTCCTGACTGGTAGGAACTGCCTCCCTGAAATGagttcctccctcccccaggagGAGGCCTGCACCCCCTGCTCGAAACTGCTGAGGTCgactcccctcccaccccaagAGCTGGGGTTACCTGCAGGATATGCACGCCCTTCAGGGAGACCACGGCAAGCTCCTGCAGCCCATCCCCGGTCAGGTCCACGTGAGCCATGGCCAGCAGGGGACTGGAGAAGCTCCGCTGCCACAGCAGATGGAACCCGTGCTGGGCCTCAGGAAGCCCCGACTCTGGGCCCCGGTACTTATAACACAGCAGTTCCTGCGGGGgtgaagaatcaggtcacacaggTTGATGGGGGCGACAGTGGAGGGAGGCTGGTGGGTGTGGCTCCAACTGTCAGGTCCCACCTGTCCATAGGTGGCCACCAGGACTTCTGGCCGCCCATCCAAATCCACATCGGTGACCAGGCCGCAGAGGACGCTGTCAAACTGGTCACTGCCGGGCAGGAGAAGCTGGTCTTCAAGACCCCGGTTCAGCAGGTCCCTGAGGGTCCCAAATACAGCATATAGACTGGGGTCAGCTTGCAGTGCCCAGCACCCTTGGCGGACGCTAAGCTGGGTACCGGTACTGCTTCCCTTCTCAGGCCTAGACACACTGGCCCTCCGGAAGCCTAGACATCATCATCTCAGATTTGGACATATTCATAGACCCTGCAAGGGGTCAACCTGTGCACTCAAGCCATTCATCTTGGAGACCATCTCACTCCCAAATGGAAAGCCACAGTGTCCCATCTGGGGATTCAGATGCACGTGTCCTCAATCTAGACACCCACGCTGCCTTCATGGAGCCCGAAGAGGGCTTGGCCCTGGCCTGGACACCTTCACCACCCCTAGAGGGGTGCCAGAGCTGGCTATAGTTGCTTCCGAGAGCTTACTGGGAAATGTTCCCATGTAATCATGTTCATGGTTTGAAAGCcaccatggtgggagtatttacacttTGGAAACTCTGGTAAATGCTACAAACCTGGGCTTTCCTCGTGCATAGCCAGTGATTAACCATTTGCCAGCACACCTACTACATCCACTCCAGGGGGCACGGGCATCTCTGCTCCCACCCCCCAGCCTCAACATATTCCCTACAAGTCTAGACTTCAATATTCACAGCCCCCACCCCTGGGGTCACAAGTATCTGTACTTGTCCAGCTCTGGGTAAACCACCCAGAGGAACTTACTGTGGAGAATGACAAGGTTAGACCACAGTGCAAAGAAACAAGATTAGACCACACCCATGTGTCTCAGGCCCCCTCACCGATACACCACTGCTGGCTCCAACATGCTGGCCACGAGCACGCTGTACTCATCTTGTGGTGGCCTGTCCTTGGTCTCTGGGGAAGAAACATGaatggtaatcccagcactttgggaggccaaggcgggtggatcagctgaggtcaggagttcgagaccagcctggtcaacatgataaaaccttgcctctactaaaaatacaaaaattagttgggcatggtggcgggcacctgtaatgccagctactcaggaggctgaggcaggagacttgcttgaacctgggaggtggaggttggagtgagccaagatcacaccactgcactccagcctgggtgacagagtgagactctgtctcagaaaaagaaaaaaaaaaaagaaacatgaatgaaGAGGGGAAAGGTTTTGTGGGGACAGGTTCCAGGCTCCTCGTCATACCCCAGGCCCCTTTAATGAGAGACATGCAGGTTAGATCTCAGGAAAAAGTCTTGAGGCTGTGCTACACAGGGAGGGTTAGAGATTGGCCCATGAGACAAATTATAAGTCAGACACCAGAAGGAGAAATAGGTGTTAGATGATGGCTTAAAAAGTCTGAGgttccgggtgtggtggctcatataatcccagcacttccggaggccgaggcaggcagatcgcctgaggtcaagagttcgagactagcctggccaacatggtgaaaccctgtgtctactaaaaacacaaaaattagcctggcgtgatggcatacacttgtaatcccagctactcaggaggctgaggcaggagaattgcttgaacctgggaggtggaggtgatagtgagccgagattgtgccactgcactccagcctgaccaagactgtctaaaaaaaaaaaaaaaaaaaaaaagacatttgtgcatgtatgtttacAACAGcccaattcacaactgcaaagatGTGGAACTAACCTAAGTGGCCATTGACTAAtgagtggagaaagaaaatgtggtatatatacaccatggagtactactcaagtcataaaaaggaatgaaatgttgtcttttgcagcaacttagatggaactggagaccattattctaagtgcagTAACataggagtggaaaaccaaaaaacGTATGTTCTCACAGAAGAGGGAGCCAACCTATGAGtctgcaaaggcatacagagtgtaTAATGGTGTTTGGAGATTCAGAAGCaggaaggtgggagggggtgTGGGATAAGAGCTACACATTAGGTACAACggacactacttgggtgatgggtgtgCTAAAATCTCAGAATCCATCACTATAGAATTCATCCATGCAACCAAAACCACTTGTGTCCCCAAagtgattgaaataattttttttttcttttttgagacggagcctggctccgccacccaggctggagtgcagtggtgagatctcagctcactgccacttccacatcctgggttcaatcgattctcctgcctcagccttccgagtagctgggattacaggtgcccgccaccacgctccgctaatttttgtatttttagtagagacagggtttcaccgtgttggtcaggctggtcttgaactcccgacctcaggtgatccgtccgcttcggcctcccaaagtgctgggattaccgcgcCTAgtcaaaacttttttaaaaaagcaaaatgccaGTCAGGGACAGACCCCACTAAAGGAGCAGGAATGATCAACATATTGGGGGAAAAGGCTAGACTCTGAGTGGTGGGACAGCGGTGAGTCCAGGAGCATAGCCGGGAGCTAGAATGCAACAAGAGACACTGAAGGGGCCACAGAGCGGGGTGAGGAAATACAGATGTGAGACGTGCAGGTTAGAGTACAGAGGGAGAGGTGGATGCTCAGCCCCAGGGTACGGGGCTAAGGTTACACCAAAGTGAGGAGAACAACTATGGACCCTAACAGAAAAGATATGGGTTAGGCCCCATGTGCCAGTCCTGGAAGTTAAACTCacaagaggggaggggagggaagaggtgcACTGTAGCTCAAGGCCTGGAGTGGGGGATCCAGGAGAGAGGGACTGGGGTCTGCACACTTTGGGAGAGGGGTGCAAATCTGGGTAGAAGGACCCAAGAATGCAGAGTTGCCTCTTCCCTCCCACCCGctctctccccatcccctcaAACCCAGAGCTCACCCTTGGCGGCCGAGAGGCTGAACACAATCACTCGGGAGATGGGACCGTCCTGCAGGAGCGACCACATCTGCAGAACCTCTGCGTAGAGAGCGAGGATTCAGAGCCCCAACCCCACCCCGGTCCCGCCCCCAGCCCTGAAACCATCGACTTCCCGCCCCCACCGTTCATCCCCACCCTAGCCCCGCCCCTCTGCAGCCCTCAACCCCACCCTAGCCCCGCCCCCAAGCCCCACCCTCATCCCTCAACCCTCTTATCCTCCTCCCCTACCCCACCCAGCTCCAGCCCTCAGCCCCACCCTGGCCCCGCCCTCTAACCCTCAACCCCACCCCTTACCCCGCCTCACCGCGGCCCTCACCTCGACTCCGCTGGTCCACGTGGGCGACACGGACATAACCACTCTGACAGCCCAGAGCTGAGAGGCGCCGGGACGTGCCGGGGAAGTTGTGGACGTCCAGCCAGAGGACGCTGGCGGGCGGGTGGATGGACAGGACGGACGGCCATTGCTGGGCCCAGCCCCgcccctctgcctccccaggggCAGCCGCCCCTCCCTGTAGCCCTGGGACCCTGCTGCCTGATTCCTCCTGGATAATCCCCACCGCCCAATTCCTCTGGGGTCAATTCTCACCACCCGAGGGCTGAGTCCACCTCTTGTTTTTTCTGGGGTCACCCCTGCTGATCAATTTCTCTGAAGTCATGCCGTGGACTTATTTTTCTGAGCTCCTCCCCGGTGACCAATTTCTCTAAGGTCTCACCGCCCGATTTCTCTAAGGTCAGTGCCCCGGTCCCCAGTGGCCTCTTTCGGGGCCTCTCCTACCTACTGGTCAGGTTCGTCAACTCTGGGAAGAGGTTTTCCACGGGCTGTTCCTCAAACTGATGCAGCCCCTCATTCTGGGGAAACCAagacccaccccacccccgcttAAGTCAGCCATCAGCTTCACACATATACCCACCCAGCGCCAGCCCACAGTGAATCCCACAGGGCTCTGCCCAGCACGCCGCCCCACCTCACCTCCTTGTAGAGATGAATGGCCGGGTCGTTCCCACTTAAGAGAAACACGGTCTCAAGTTGATCCCCGACCTGGACCCTGAAAGCACAGAAATCTAGAACCCAAGGTAGTGGAATCCACATGGTCTGAGAACCAGAACTCTCCTCTTGCAAAAACCCCTGCCTGTTGAGAACCTTAACATTCTGGGATCCAGACACTAGACCCAGGGTTAGAATCTCAGGGCTCAAGCTCCTGAGTACTGTATCTCCTTGAAATACATAACTGTAGAAACGAGCCCTCATAGAATCTCAAAATCAAGGAATATACCTCCCAATCTCAGAATTGCGGGAACATGGCTTGCTAGAACCTCCCACTCTTAGAGCCCGCATCTACTCCTACCTTCGCTCTGTGGATTCAGGAATGGAATGTGGAACTCTAGAATGAACTGCAGAACCTTAGAAAGCTAGGACCTCTTCATTCTGAAACCCCGGTATTCTAGAAGTGCTGTTTTCTgtctccttaaaaataaaagaacttctAGAATTTGCCATCACAGATTTCAGATTCACGGAATGATAGAATATCCAAATCCTAGCAAGGAGAACATTAGTGCAATTAGAATCTTCAGTTTTGGTGACTCTCACCTGTTAGACCAGAGGTTGGCCAAGTATGACCTGCAGACCAAATCCAACCCaccatctgtttttgtaaataaagttttattggaacatagccacatccattcatttataGTGTCAATGGCTGCTTTCTGGCTACAATGGCAAagtgagtagttgtgacagactGGCCCTCAAAGcctaatatttactatctggacctctaccaaaaaaagtttgccaatccctgttcTAGACCATCTGTGTTCTGGAATGGAATCTGGAACTCTAGAATGGAACCCACACACTTTGGGGTTCTAGCACCTTGGTATTCTAGATGGTCTATGTTCTATCTCCTTGAAAGATGAGAATGTCAGGACTTTATCATTACAGAACCTCAGAAGATTCTGGCTTCTATCGTACTGTAGAATATTCAAATGTTGGAATCTTAGAGCCTACGACTCTAGAAAACTTAGCATCTCTGATCTTGGAATGTCAGACTCTAGAACATTAGAATCTGGGAATTCTAGATGTGCAGAATTCCCAGAATTCACAGGTGCTCCATCAACTCTCTCAGATTATCTAGTTCAGGAATGGCAGTGTGGTGGCCCCTTGGCCATCCGGTCCATGGCCACCTTAAAAGCATGATgctccggccaggcgtggtggctcacgcctgtaatcccagcactttgggaggccaaggcgggcagatcacctgaggtcaggagttcgagactagcctggccaacatggcaaaaacctatctatactaaaaatacaaaaattagccaggcatggtggcgtgagcctgtaatcctagctactcaggaggctgaggcagtagaatcacttgaaccagggaggtagaggttgcagagatcgagccactgcactccagcctggcaacagagcgagcgcctatctcaaaaaaaaaaaaaaaaaaaaaaaaaaaagcacaatgctttaaaaaacaaatgtagaATCTGATTGTCTATGGACAAGTTCGTGGTCTCCAGTTAGCTACAGCTTTCCAACCTCAGCTGCATAtgcgtgtgtgcacatgtgctccCTGTTATATTACATTTGTGCTTTCCGTTCTCACATGACCTGTCTGGTCCCCAAAggcattttagtttaatttaatttaatttaatttatttatttttgagacagagtttcgctcttgtcacccaggttggagtgctgtggtgcaatcttggctcactgcaacctccgcc from Gorilla gorilla gorilla isolate KB3781 chromosome 20, NHGRI_mGorGor1-v2.1_pri, whole genome shotgun sequence encodes:
- the KPTN gene encoding KICSTOR complex protein kaptin isoform X1, which encodes MMGEAAVAAGPCPLREDSFTRFSSQSNVYGLAGGAGGRGELLAATLKGKVLGFRYQDLRQKIRPVAKELQFNYIPVDAEIVSIDTFNKSPPKRGLVVGITFIKDSGDKGSPFLNIYCDYEPGSEYNLDSIAQSCLNLELQFTPFQLCHAEVQVGDQLETVFLLSGNDPAIHLYKENEGLHQFEEQPVENLFPELTNLTSSVLWLDVHNFPGTSRRLSALGCQSGYVRVAHVDQRSREVLQMWSLLQDGPISRVIVFSLSAAKETKDRPPQDEYSVLVASMLEPAVVYRDLLNRGLEDQLLLPGSDQFDSVLCGLVTDVDLDGRPEVLVATYGQELLCYKYRGPESGLPEAQHGFHLLWQRSFSSPLLAMAHVDLTGDGLQELAVVSLKGVHILQHSLIQASELVLTRLRHQLEQRRRRLQGLEDGAGAGPAENAAS
- the KPTN gene encoding KICSTOR complex protein kaptin isoform X2, yielding MGSVDAEIVSIDTFNKSPPKRGLVVGITFIKDSGDKGSPFLNIYCDYEPGSEYNLDSIAQSCLNLELQFTPFQLCHAEVQVGDQLETVFLLSGNDPAIHLYKENEGLHQFEEQPVENLFPELTNLTSSVLWLDVHNFPGTSRRLSALGCQSGYVRVAHVDQRSREVLQMWSLLQDGPISRVIVFSLSAAKETKDRPPQDEYSVLVASMLEPAVVYRDLLNRGLEDQLLLPGSDQFDSVLCGLVTDVDLDGRPEVLVATYGQELLCYKYRGPESGLPEAQHGFHLLWQRSFSSPLLAMAHVDLTGDGLQELAVVSLKGVHILQHSLIQASELVLTRLRHQLEQRRRRLQGLEDGAGAGPAENAAS